Genomic segment of Bacillota bacterium:
CTGCCCTTCCGGCGGAACTTACACGATGAACGACGTCAGCACGCCGCCAAAGTGTTCCATGGAAGCGACGGCGGGACATAAGCTGTGGTAAGGAGGCACACCATGCGAAGACGACAACGTGCCTTTACCCTGGCGGAGGTGGTGCTGTCCATCTTCCTGCTGGGTGTGGTGGCGGTGGTATTTGGCGCGCTGTTCCCCACTGGTCAGCGGCTCAGCGGCAGCGCAAAGTGGCGTGCGGCGGCGCTGGCACTGGCGGAACGGCGCATGGAAGCCATCAAGTTCATCGGCTACGGTAACCTGACGTACGAACGATTGCGCGCGTATGGTCTGATCGACGCCAGCCCCAACACCTCCCCCTTCTCGTTCACCAACACCGATAACGCCACGCGCGAAAGCCCAGCCCGCATGCTTCCGAACGGACAGGGGCAGATTGTGGTGGAAGACGTGGCGTGGGACGTCAGACGGGTGATTGTGCGGGTGATCTGGCGTGAACTAAATGGAAGAACCAATCGGGTAGAGCTGCGCACGCTGGTGCCAAATCTGTAGAGGGAGGATGCCCTGATGACAATCGTTACGTCTCCTTCCATCCGAAAACGTCGTGGTATCACGCTGGTGGAGCTGCTGGTCGCCAGCGGCGTCATGCTGATTCTGGTCATGGCGCTGATGCCGGTGCTGAGTACTTCGGCGCGGGCGTGGCACCGAAACTCGCAGGATACCACACTGATGATGGATGCTACCCTCGCCATGCGGCGGATAACCAGTGAGCTGCGCCGCGCCAGGTCGGTTACCGTTAGCGGCTCGAATACCCAGGTCAGCTACGTCCTTCCCAACGGTGCGAGCGGCTTTTTTGGGTTGAGTTACAACACGTTGAAATGGCACCCTGCAGAGGGCACAGCAGATACCATCGACCTGCTGACCACCGTCAGCAACACCGACCCTGAGACAGGGAACCCCTACCCGCTGTTCGAGCGGGGAGCAAACGGACGAACCATCACCATACGCCTGTATGTCCAGCGTCAAACGCCAGCAGGCGTACGTTACCAAAGGTTGCAGGAGCTGGTCGTTTTGCGCAACCAGTAAGGGGGTGAGAGTCATGAGAAAACGGACTGCTCAACGTTATCAACGGGCGACCGCGCTGGTGACCTCGCTGGTGGTGCTATTCATGTCCTTTGGACTGGGGACGGCACTGTTGAGCCTCTCCACCGGCGGGTTGCGCCACATAGCGCGAGAGGAACAGGCATTGCGCACCCTCTACGCTGCAGAAGCAGGCCTGGAGTTTAAGAAGATGCAGGTCTGGAAGATGTTCAAGGTGGAGCAGGATTTCGACAACTTCGTGCCCTGGGAGCTGGCGTCACCGACCAACCCGATGGCGACCGTCGGCGGTGACCTGGGAGATGGATTGCGCTACTCCTGCGGCATCGTGGGACAGCAAATCAACAGTAACTTCAGCCGCGAGCTCACCTTTCGTGCGGTAGGCTGGCTGGACCAGGATAACGATGCTCAGCTGGATGCAGGAGAATACCGCACCGTGCTCGAGCAGACCATCGAGTTCACGCTGGAGCGCTCGCAGGTGTTTGACTACGCCTATTTCGCCAACAACTACGGATGGATGTACGGCTTCGGCGCGAACGACCTGATCGTCAACGGCGACATGCGCGCCAACGGTAACTTCGACTTCAGCGGCGGCACTCCCACCATCAACGGCAGCGTCTACGCCAGCGCGAACAATAAACTGATTCCCCCTGCAGAGGGAATCGTCAATATCACTCCGACGCAGTGGAGCAACAGTTATTATAACAGCCAGAACAACCCGCGCGCACGCCAAGCATACGACCCTACCCGTCACGGCGCAAAAGGCTCCGAAACCTACGAGCAGTGGCGTGACCTCATCTATGACCAGAACGCGAGTATCGTCAACAACCGCGTGTCGGGCGCAGTGGTATCAGACGCGCGAGGTACCAAAACCTACAGTGGCACCGTGCTTGACCCTGCACCGAACAAGGAGCTACCCTTACCAGACCTGGACGACATCAGCCGCTACATCTCGCTATCCCAGAACTACGTCGACCAGAGGCAGACCTTTGCCGACGGCACACCGAACCCGAACTACGGGCAGGAGGCGTACGTAGAAGTCTGGAACAGCAGCCAGAACCGCTATGTACGTCTGTCCACCAACGGCGTGGTGAACGGCTCTGGCGTGCTCATCGGCACCAGCGACAGACCTATCCGCATTCATGGTCCGGTGACCTTCACGGGGGACGTGGTGATTAAGGGGTTTGTCGAGGGTCAGGGCACGCTCTACGCCGGGCGCAACGTGCATATCGTGGGCAGTGTGCGCTACAAGAACCCGCCGGACTTTCGCGGTACCGATCCCGCTGCTATTGAACAGCGAAACGAGAAGCGGGATATTCTGGGGCTGGCGGCGCGGGGAAGCGTCATTATGGGTAACGTGAAAAACTTCGGGTACTATCCACTGAACTACATGAGACCGCCCTTTACCAAACCGCGTTACGACGAGTACGGCAACCTGATACCTGCCTTCGACGCCACGCAAGTGGACGAATACGGCAGAAAGCGGTATCAGTCGCTGTACAGCGATGTTTACATCGCGAGTATCGCAGAGAACATCAACCAGATCGACGCCATCATGTTCACCAACTTCGTGGGCGGGGGTAACATCGCCACCGGCGGCGGCGGTTGCACCATCAACGGCTCTATCATCTGCAAGGACGAGGCGATGGTACTGTATAGCCTGCCGTTGCGCCTGAATTACGACAACCGCATCCGCGATAAAGGTCCCGGTACGCGACCGCTCATCGATATCGACCTACCCCGTGCTCCGAAGATGGTACCCAAACTGTGGCAGGTGCTTTCAGGAGGTGCAGGATGATGAAAACATGGCAAATCCTTATCGCGTGTGTATGCACAGGTCTGCTGGCGGTGCCAGTGCTGGCTATCGGTTTTGACCAGCGCGGCGCGCAGGAGGCGGCTGGGCTAAGCCGTGAGTTCGATGATGCCACTCGCCTGAAGCAGTTACAGGAAGCCCCCGAGCTGCCTCCTCCTCCGCTGGTCACCGTACCCAAGCCGACACCCAGTCCCGAAACAGAGGCAAACGTCAACGCCGACCCTTCCGCCTTGCTACAGACGAGTCAGCAAATGTCTGGCGAGCAGGCAAAACAGGCGCTTCGTCAAGCCGAGCGCCAGCTCCAGCGGGAACGCCGGGGTGGCTTCTGGCACACTGCGTGGCGGTTTGCTTTGTGGAGCGGCATCGGCATGGTGATGGCGTGGGGAGTGTGGAACTGGATGGTGCGCCGCGCTTCCGAAGGCTTGAAAGGTGTGTAAAAAAACGGGCGTGCCTGGCGCACGCCCTACCCTTCATTTAGATGCTGCTCGTGGTCCCTCTTGCTATTACGGTACCAGGAATGCTTAAACGTTTCAAAAGTTTAGACGCACAAATACCGGAAAAAGTTCATTTTCGTTATATGTTTACACGCCTGCCGAATTTGGGTATACTGGACTCAACAAACCACGAGATGGATGGCTTGGTACCGTGATCCCACTGGGTGATGAGAATCCAACACGGTCCTTTCCGGCCGTGACCGTCGCGCTGATCATCGCGAACGTGCTCGTGTTTCTGTACGACAAGCTGATTGGTTTCGGCGCGCCCGAGGCTCTCATCGAATACGCGATGATCCCCTGTACCATTTCCGGACAGTGCGAGTATCAGGTGCCACCGATTACACCCCACTGGCTGACTATCTTCACTTCGATGTTTTTACATGCTGGTATCCTGCATCTGGGCGGGAACATGCTCTATCTCTGGATTTTCGGCAACAATGTGGAGGACGCTTTAGGGCATTTTCAGTTCCTGTTCTGGTATCTGGTATGGGGTGTGGCGGCGGCTTTGGCGCATGTGGTGATTAACGCGGCATCCCCCATCCCCACTGTAGGAGCAAGTGGCGCAATAGCCGGCGCGCTGGGGGCATACTTCGTGCTGTTCCCCGCCGCGCGCATCCGGGTGCTGGTCATCTTTTTCTTCATTATTGACGTGATAGCCGTGCCTGCTTTCATTCTTCTAGGACTCTGGTTCCTGATGCAATTCCAGTTCCAGCCCGGCGTAGCGACGATGGCTCACGCCGGCGGCTTCGTAGCAGGCGCAGCCACTGTTTTTGCTCTGGGACGAAACAGGATCCTGCGACGGCTGCGCCGTCCATATGGGTATTACCG
This window contains:
- a CDS encoding type II secretion system GspH family protein, which encodes MTIVTSPSIRKRRGITLVELLVASGVMLILVMALMPVLSTSARAWHRNSQDTTLMMDATLAMRRITSELRRARSVTVSGSNTQVSYVLPNGASGFFGLSYNTLKWHPAEGTADTIDLLTTVSNTDPETGNPYPLFERGANGRTITIRLYVQRQTPAGVRYQRLQELVVLRNQ
- a CDS encoding rhomboid family intramembrane serine protease translates to MIPLGDENPTRSFPAVTVALIIANVLVFLYDKLIGFGAPEALIEYAMIPCTISGQCEYQVPPITPHWLTIFTSMFLHAGILHLGGNMLYLWIFGNNVEDALGHFQFLFWYLVWGVAAALAHVVINAASPIPTVGASGAIAGALGAYFVLFPAARIRVLVIFFFIIDVIAVPAFILLGLWFLMQFQFQPGVATMAHAGGFVAGAATVFALGRNRILRRLRRPYGYYRSLPQDF
- a CDS encoding prepilin-type N-terminal cleavage/methylation domain-containing protein, whose translation is MRRRQRAFTLAEVVLSIFLLGVVAVVFGALFPTGQRLSGSAKWRAAALALAERRMEAIKFIGYGNLTYERLRAYGLIDASPNTSPFSFTNTDNATRESPARMLPNGQGQIVVEDVAWDVRRVIVRVIWRELNGRTNRVELRTLVPNL